A stretch of Schistocerca americana isolate TAMUIC-IGC-003095 chromosome 3, iqSchAmer2.1, whole genome shotgun sequence DNA encodes these proteins:
- the LOC124606142 gene encoding uncharacterized protein LOC124606142, with amino-acid sequence MRKYDKLQQKATDETLTLDRRRTVVNLSSHTLSKATTAILAKGMNFAVAPKRVSKEDDIESVEASVRHLPQAEAEKIRQETVRVLNKAKPPKQNINAEEYHAIKELRDNPHLVVVQADKGNATVVLDTTDYNKRMEDILAEPIYKKLQGDPTAKHVDELVTLTYLLQQHVF; translated from the exons atgagaaagtacgacaaactacaacagaaagccacggacgaaacattgacgctggacaggcgacggacagtggtcaacctctccagccacaccttgagcaaagcaaccacagcaattctggccaaggggatgaatttcgcagtcgcacctaagcgagtatCAAAAGAAGATGatatagaatccgtagaggcttcggtacgtcatctgccacaggccgaggcggagaagatccggcaggaaacggtcagagttctgaataaagcaaagccaccgaagcaaaacatcaacgctgaggaataccatgccatcaaggaactcagggataacccccacttagtagtggtacaggcagataagggcaacgccactgtagtcttggacacaactgattacaacaaacgaatggaagatattctcgcagaacctatctacaagaaacttcagggagatccgacggccaag CATGTCGACGAACTGGTGACGCTGACGTACCTGTTGCAGCAGCACGTGTTTTAA